The following are from one region of the bacterium genome:
- a CDS encoding SDR family NAD(P)-dependent oxidoreductase, with protein MNVTRAAVRVMHQQRSGHIIQISSIGGRHATPGPVAYQSAKWAVGGFSEVVARETAPVGIRVTVVEPGGMRTEWAGSSMRIDDVSPDYRATVGAMAANLRNNNDIMRGDPDKIAQVILRIVAEPNPPVRLLLGSDAVAVAAAANTERQRVDEQWRTVSLSTDFDGLTPFHETSVAQIVTTS; from the coding sequence GTGAACGTGACGCGCGCCGCGGTGCGGGTGATGCATCAGCAGCGCAGCGGTCACATTATTCAGATTTCGTCGATAGGCGGGCGTCACGCGACACCTGGACCTGTAGCATACCAGTCCGCAAAGTGGGCAGTCGGAGGTTTCTCGGAGGTCGTAGCGAGAGAAACAGCGCCAGTCGGCATTCGCGTGACGGTTGTCGAGCCTGGCGGGATGCGCACCGAGTGGGCTGGATCGTCGATGCGCATCGACGACGTCTCACCCGATTATCGTGCCACGGTCGGTGCAATGGCTGCGAACTTGCGGAACAATAACGACATCATGCGTGGCGATCCCGACAAAATAGCGCAGGTGATTTTGCGGATCGTCGCAGAGCCGAATCCACCGGTACGGCTGCTGTTGGGATCGGACGCCGTGGCGGTCGCAGCTGCCGCAAACACTGAGCGCCAACGTGTAGACGAGCAGTGGCGCACCGTCAGTCTCTCAACAGACTTCGACGGCCTTACACCATTTCACGAGACGTCCGTAGCGCAGATCGTTACGACTTCGTAG
- a CDS encoding TetR/AcrR family transcriptional regulator has protein sequence MPRSSGETRKRLLAAATKEFAKYGIAGARVDRIAEAAGVNKQAIYAYFGSKESLFDAVYDAMVVQTIEEVPIDAYDLPGYVGRLYDRYRRHPEVLRIATWYAMERGTDAPHPSSLRSSKAKIAAIREAQESGAITSDFAPEDLLVLILNLSTTGHRVSPESLSPDRSHDAVKKSIMNAVERFTLP, from the coding sequence ATGCCAAGAAGTTCTGGAGAGACGCGGAAGCGACTGTTGGCCGCGGCCACTAAGGAATTTGCGAAATACGGGATTGCAGGAGCGCGCGTGGATCGAATTGCGGAGGCTGCCGGCGTAAACAAGCAGGCGATCTATGCCTACTTCGGCAGCAAAGAGAGCCTTTTTGACGCCGTGTACGATGCGATGGTCGTGCAGACGATTGAAGAGGTCCCGATCGACGCGTACGACTTGCCGGGATACGTCGGTCGTCTGTACGACCGCTACCGCAGACACCCCGAAGTGCTGCGAATCGCAACGTGGTACGCGATGGAACGCGGCACCGACGCTCCGCACCCAAGCTCTTTGCGTTCCTCGAAGGCAAAGATTGCTGCAATTCGTGAAGCGCAAGAATCCGGCGCGATCACAAGCGATTTTGCGCCCGAAGATCTCCTCGTGCTGATTCTCAACTTGTCAACGACCGGACATCGCGTCTCGCCCGAATCGCTGAGCCCTGATCGCTCGCACGACGCCGTAAAAAAATCCATCATGAACGCGGTCGAACGCTTTACACTTCCTTAG